In one window of Musa acuminata AAA Group cultivar baxijiao chromosome BXJ3-2, Cavendish_Baxijiao_AAA, whole genome shotgun sequence DNA:
- the LOC135631705 gene encoding 1-aminocyclopropane-1-carboxylate synthase 3-like yields the protein MNQMLLSRKAACNIHGQDSSYFLGWQEYEKNPYDPITNPTGIIQMGLAENQLCFDLIESWLENHPDPAAFKKDGALLFRELALFQDYHGLPAFKRALAKYMGEVRGNKVAFDPNRLVLTAGATSANETLMFCLAEPGEAFLLPTPYYPGFDRDLKWRTGAEIVPIHCSSSNGFRITKPALEAAYQDAQKRSLRVKGVLVTNPSNPLGTTLTRHELDILVDFVVSKDIHLISDEIYSGTNFDSPGFISIAEATKDRNNVSHRIHIVCSLSKDLGLPGFRVGAIYSENEAVVSAATKMSSFGMVSSQTQYLLAALLSDKEFTDKYLLENQKRLKERHDMLVEGLRRIGIGCLKGSAALFCWVDMRHLLKSNTFKGEMELWKKIVYQVGLNISPGSSCHCDEPGWFRVCFANMSEDTLTLAMQRLKSFVDSGDCGSNHDSGHQRPRKPFLTKWVLRLSSTDRKSER from the exons ATGAATCAGATGCTGCTCTCCAGAAAAGCTGCATGCAACATCCATGGGCAGGACTCCTCCTATTTCCTGGGGTGGCAGGAGTACGAGAAGAACCCCTATGATCCAATCACTAACCCGACAGGGATCATTCAGATGGGTCTCGCAGAGAACCAG CTCTGCTTTGATCTCATCGAATCGTGGCTTGAGAACCATCCCGACCCAGCTGCATTCAAGAAAGATGGAGCACTACTATTCCGGGAGCTCGCTTTGTTCCAGGACTACCATGGCTTGCCAGCCTTCAAGCGT GCATTGGCTAAATACATGGGAGAAGTAAGAGGAAACAAAGTAGCTTTCGATCCCAACAGGCTCGTCCTCACGGCTGGTGCTACTTCTGCCAATGAGACTCTCATGTTTTGTCTTGCCGAACCTGGAGAAGCATTCCTTCTGCCTACTCCATACTACCCAGG ATTCGACAGAGACCTCAAATGGCGAACCGGAGCGGAGATCGTTCCCATCCATTGTTCGAGCTCTAACGGCTTCAGGATCACCAAACCGGCCCTGGAAGCTGCATACCAAGATGCGCAGAAGCGTAGCCTCAGAGTGAAAGGTGTGCTGGTGACCAACCCGTCCAACCCATTGGGGACGACGCTGACCCGACACGAACTCGACATTCTTGTCGACTTTGTCGTCTCCAAGGACATCCATCTCATCAGTGACGAGATCTACTCAGGGACCAACTTCGACTCGCCGGGGTTCATCAGCATTGCAGAGGCCACAAAGGACAGAAACAACGTCTCCCATCGGATTCACATCGTGTGCAGCCTCTCTAAAGATCTCGGCCTCCCAGGTTTTCGTGTCGGTGCAATCTATTCGGAGAATGAAGCAGTCGTGTCTGCTGCGACTAAGATGTCAAGCTTTGGGATGGTCTCTTCTCAAACCCAGTACCTCCTCGCGGCGTTGCTATCCGACAAAGAATTCACCGATAAGTACCTTCTCGAGAATCAGAAGAGACTCAAAGAGCGGCACGACATGCTTGTCGAAGGACTGCGCAGGATCGGGATCGGGTGCTTGAAAGGAAGTGCGGCCTTGTTCTGCTGGGTGGACATGAGACACCTGTTGAAGTCCAACACCTTCAAAGGAGAGATGGAGCTGTGGAAGAAGATAGTGTATCAGGTGGGACTAAACATCTCGCCGGGTTCTTCGTGCCACTGCGACGAACCGGGGTGGTTCCGCGTCTGCTTCGCTAACATGTCCGAGGACACCCTAACCCTCGCCATGCAGCGGCTTAAAAGCTTCGTTGACTCCGGCGATTGCGGCAGTAACCATGACTCCGGCCATCAGCGCCCCAGAAAGCCATTCTTGACCAAGTGGGTCCTCCGCTTGTCGTCCACCGATCGCAAGTCCGAGCGATGA
- the LOC135631469 gene encoding receptor-like protein 44, whose protein sequence is MEPPRPPLLCVGLLLLVELLLPPPTLAESDDQACLSNLRRSLTDPNSSLRNWTRANFAAPCNGFTSYLQGVTCNNGRIYKLSLAGLALGGAISPYVSNCTNLQSLDLSSNQLSGPVPSELSALLNLAVLNLSSNRLTGPIPPQLALCAYLNVIDLHANLLSGPIPDQLGLLVRLSTFDVSYNRLEGPIPVLLANRSGLAAGLPRFNASSFIGNRDLYGYPLPPMRGKGLSVLAIVGIGLGSGLLSLVLSFTAVCIWLRVTEQAAMMTNDEGKVSHLMPDY, encoded by the coding sequence ATGGAGCCGCCGCGGCCGCCGCTCTTGTGCGTGGGGCTTCTCCTTCTTGTCGAGCTCCTTCTGCCGCCGCCGACCTTGGCGGAGTCTGACGACCAGGCGTGCCTCTCCAACCTCCGGCGATCGCTGACGGACCCCAACAGCAGCCTCCGGAACTGGACCCGCGCCAACTTCGCTGCCCCCTGCAATGGATTCACCTCCTACCTCCAGGGCGTCACCTGCAACAACGGGCGCATCTACAAGCTCTCGCTCGCCGGCCTCGCCCTCGGCGGTGCCATCTCCCCTTACGTCTCCAACTGCACCAACCTTCAGTCCCTCGACCTCTCTTCCAACCAGCTCTCCGGCCCCGTCCCGTCGGAGCTCTCCGCCCTCCTCAACCTCGCTGTCCTCAACCTCTCCTCCAACCGCCTCACCGGCCCCATACCCCCGCAGCTCGCCCTTTGCGCCTATCTCAACGTCATCGACCTCCACGCCAACCTTCTCTCCGGCCCCATCCCTGACCAGCTCGGCCTCCTCGTCCGCCTCTCCACCTTCGACGTCTCCTACAACCGCCTCGAGGGCCCCATCCCTGTGCTGCTCGCCAACCGGTCGGGCTTGGCGGCGGGGCTGCCGCGGTTCAACGCCAGCTCCTTTATCGGCAACAGGGACCTCTATGGGTATCCCCTGCCGCCCATGAGAGGGAAGGGACTGTCGGTGCTCGCCATTGTCGGAATTGGGCTCGGTAGTGGTCTTCTTAGCCTGGTGCTCAGTTTCACCGCGGTTTGCATCTGGCTTCGGGTCACGGAGCAGGCGGCCATGATGACCAACGACGAGGGCAAGGTCTCCCACCTCATGCCCGACTACTGA
- the LOC135632048 gene encoding U-box domain-containing protein 30-like translates to MPQYQQQASWRLEGGGQVIDLETAVKDGILGGGESGGGLPAGKDGSFGASAEKLDLKKMIEELDSAAEEDVPSVFICPISLEPMVDPVTLCTGQTYERVHILKWFSLGHLTCPTTMQELWDDAVTPNQTLHQLIHAWFSQRYLRLKKRSEDVQGRTAELVKTLRKVKGQARVQALKDLQKILAAHPAVKKTVADSGGVALLSSLLGPFTSHAVGSEVIAILVNLSLDSDAKANLMQPAKISLMVDMLNEGTIDTKINCTRFIEMLMEEKSFRSEVVTRLSLLVALLRLVKDKRHPNGIVAGLSLLKAICFHEQVRSLIVSIGAVPQLVELLPNLTAECLELALHILDDLSTIAGGCSALKDCAQTIPNAVRLLMRVSEACTQYALSILWAVCKLAPDECAPLAVEAGLAAKLLLVIQSGYNPELKQRAAELLKLCSLNYTTTLFISKCKLTRTIQ, encoded by the coding sequence ATGCCGCAATACCAGCAGCAGGCTTCGTGGAGGCTGGAGGGCGGTGGGCAGGTCATAGATCTGGAGACCGCCGTCAAAGATGGGATCTTGGGCGGCGGCGAGAGCGGCGGAGGCCTCCCGGCAGGTAAAGACGGGAGTTTTGGGGCTTCTGCCGAGAAGCTCGACCTCAAGAAGATGATCGAGGAGCTCGactcggcggcggaggaggatgtGCCCTCGGTGTTCATCTGTCCCATTTCGCTCGAGCCAATGGTGGATCCCGTCACGCTCTGCACCGGCCAGACCTACGAGCGCGTCCACATCCTCAAGTGGTTCTCCCTGGGGCACCTCACCTGCCCCACCACCATGCAGGAGCTCTGGGACGACGCCGTCACCCCCAACCAAACCCTCCACCAGCTGATCCACGCTTGGTTCTCGCAGCGATACCTCCGCCTGAAGAAGAGATCCGAGGACGTCCAGGGCCGCACCGCCGAGCTCGTCAAAACCCTGAGGAAGGTCAAGGGGCAAGCCAGAGTGCAGGCTCTCAAAGATCTCCAGAAGATACTCGCCGCCCACCCGGCCGTTAAGAAGACCGTGGCCGACTCCGGCGGCGTCGCGCTTCTTTCTTCTCTGCTTGGTCCATTCACCTCCCACGCCGTTGGCTCCGAGGTGATCGCCATTCTTGTCAATCTTAGCTTGGATTCGGACGCAAAGGCTAATTTGATGCAGCCCGCAAAGATCTCGCTCATGGTTGACATGCTGAACGAAGGAACGATCGATACCAAGATCAACTGCACCAGATTCATCGAAATGCTGATGGAGGAGAAGAGTTTCCGCTCCGAGGTCGTGACAAGATTGAGTCTTTTGGTGGCGCTGCTGAGATTGGTGAAGGATAAGAGACACCCAAACGGCATTGTGGCAGGGCTTAGCTTGCTCAAGGCTATCTGCTTTCATGAGCAAGTCCGAAGCTTAATCGTGAGCATTGGAGCAGTCCCGCAGCTCGTCGAGCTGTTGCCGAATCTGACTGCCGAGTGCTTGGAACTGGCTTTGCACATCTTGGATGATCTCTCCACCATAGCCGGAGGCTGTTCGGCATTGAAGGATTGCGCCCAAACCATTCCCAATGCAGTGAGACTTCTGATGAGGGTGTCCGAAGCCTGTACTCAATATGCATTATCTATACTGTGGGCAGTCTGTAAGCTCGCACCCGACGAATGTGCTCCTCTTGCAGTAGAGGCTGGGTTGGCTGCAAAGTTACTGCTCGTCATTCAGAGCGGTTACAATCCAGAGCTAAAGCAACGGGCGGCCGAGCTATTGAAGCTCTGCAGTCTCAATTACACGACGACTCTGTTCATTTCGAAGTGCAAGCTAACGAGGACGATTCAATGA
- the LOC135631561 gene encoding uncharacterized protein LOC135631561, translated as MTKGSRKGNKLLRYIKAPYRALLRARDLYVNSMAGCAGRAQRGPTIIAMPRAQSRSFHRPQMSSGEDDINELIRAASRIRQRSVEGAAVPRSHSVAAMTIDEDKPCNFEGHVKVALGPRSRSCDVVSKRRAGFTTSAVSSIQSF; from the coding sequence ATGACCAAGGGAAGCAGAAAAGGGAACAAGCTGCTGCGGTACATCAAGGCCCCTTATCGGGCACTGCTACGTGCCCGGGACTTGTACGTGAACAGCATGGCCGGATGCGCCGGCAGGGCCCAACGCGGGCCGACGATCATCGCGATGCCGCGCGCCCAGAGCCGCAGCTTCCACCGCCCGCAAATGAGCAGCGGCGAGGACGACATCAACGAGCTCATCCGCGCTGCGTCGAGGATCAGGCAGCGGTCCGTCGAGGGAGCGGCGGTGCCGAGGAGTCACAGCGTGGCGGCGATGACGATTGACGAGGACAAGCCATGCAACTTTGAGGGCCACGTCAAGGTGGCCTTGGGCCCGAGGAGCCGGAGCTGCGACGTCGTCTCCAAGAGGAGGGCGGGGTTTACAACAAGCGCCGTAAGCAGCATCCAAAGCTTCTAA